The following coding sequences are from one Asterias amurensis chromosome 8, ASM3211899v1 window:
- the LOC139940905 gene encoding corticotropin-releasing factor receptor 1-like: MKCFLAYVSSLVFICVLRHHYVSGDVIEMGTILSDGDSLTDAVTTGASNGADTNGTGSNCPQFFSNETGQDITWPKTTFGSSVRIVIEKSICGSEAVRVCQDGGEWGQVYLEPERCPSDVVLNFFVYIGYSVSLLACIVAFIIFLLTRSSLRTLGHYQYHIHWNLITSFILYHVVFLVAFFTSQQNLLRDSPIMMNIISALLVYLVVANFFWMLVEGGVLLVLVATPFPGAQRGRAFVKWFILGWGVPAVLVVSWIIATQVSTPADRTFMLQISNGAIENYICIIGPIFLALLINYVVVIVVMRILWLKLQADDVRTGISESTKKSWRTAKSTFVLILLLGVYYPLPMILFVFEPPYKLMYVVSFFSTMISSVQGLAVSTFYVFCNAEVCDQVRRALKNRHRQWRYKSSMKYSVRLSSRSSSKNATPRHSKSHSSSDSCGKRPVKNGNEIEATLSSDVNSNVNQSQQREMCVIMENQVPLAAGESYGSIRGYARLSTNEPQDV, translated from the exons TGTTTTCTAGCATACGTTTCGTCTCTGGTCTTCATCTGTGTGTTGCGTCATCATTACGTCAGCGGTGACGTCATCGAAATGGGGACCATACTAAGTGACGGTGACTCACTGACGGACGCAGTGACTACTGGAGCTAGTAATGGGGCGGATACAAACG GGACTGGTTCAAACTGTCCACAATTCTTCTCGAACGAAACTGGACAAGACATCACGTGGCCAAAGACAACATTTGGAAGTTCTGTCCGAATCGTGATAGAGAAGAGCATTTGTGGTTCTGAAG CCGTGAGGGTGTGCCAAGATGGAGGTGAATGGGGACAAGTATATTTAGAGCCGGAACGATGTCCGAGCGATGTG GTGCTTAACTTCTTTGTGTACATCGGTTACTCCGTGTCGCTGCTGGCGTGTATTGTCGCCTTCATTATTTTTCTCCTAACAAG GTCTTCCCTGCGGACTTTAGGACACTACCAGTATCATATACACTGGAACCTAATTACGTCATTCATTTTATATCACGTGGTTTTCCTCGTTGCCTTCTTCACATCTCAACAAAATCTTCTGAGAGATTCG CCCATAATGATGAACATCATCAGTGCTCTGTTAGTATATCTTGTCGTAGCAAACTTCTTCTGGATGCTCGTAGAGGGCGGGGTTCTGTTGGTCCTGGTCGCGACGCCTTTTCCAGGGGCGCAAAGAGGGCGTGCTTTCGTGAAGTGGTTTATACTCGGATGGG GAGTACCAGCTGTTCTTGTAGTGTCTTGGATTATTGCTACACAAGTGTCAACACCGGCCGACAG aacttttATGCTACAGATTAGCAATGGAGCGATCGAAAACTACATCTGTATTATTGGGCCCATATTCTTAGCTCTTCTG ATTAATTACGTTGTTGTTATCGTTGTCATGCGGATACTTTGGCTCAAGCTTCAGGCTGACGACGTCCGAACGGGCATATCGGAGTCCACTAAGAAATCATG GCGGACAGCGAAGTCAACTTTTGTGCTAATCCTACTCCTAGGTGTTTACTACCCACTTCCAATGATACTCTTCGTCTTCGAGCCACCGTACAAGTTAATGTACGTGGTGTCTTTCTTCAGCACCATGATATCCTCCGTGCAGGGTCTGGCTGTCAGTACATTCTATGTCTTCTGCAATGCTGAGGTATGTGATCAG GTGAGACGAGCTCTGAAGAATCGTCACCGACAATGGAGATACAAGTCTTCCATGAAATACTCCGTCCGTTTGTCATCCCGTAGCTCCAGCAAGAACGCCACACCGCGGCACAGCAAGTCACACTCTTCCAGCGACAGTTGCGGGAAGCGTCCCGTCAAAAACGGCAACGAGATCGAGGCGACGCTATCCTCTGACGTCAACTCTAACGTCAACCAATCACAGCAGAGGGAGATGTGCGTCATCATGGAGAACCAAGTGCCGTTGGCTGCGGGAGAGTCGTACGGGAGTATACGCGGGTACGCCAGGCTGAGTACCAACGAGCCCCAAGACGTGTAG